The Micromonospora sp. NBC_00421 genome contains a region encoding:
- a CDS encoding glycosyltransferase family 2 protein yields the protein MDQPRLSVVIPAHNNGSALDTTLASLTRQTLPAEEFEVVVGDDGSAVPLTPVVERYADRLRISCVRSEANRGRSANRNAAAARAGADTLLFLDADTVAHPTLLARHRDHHAALDGRPGVLLGQRYDLDWAGADALRRGEPIGSEMLDAERGDPRLEDISHPQRIRDFPAAPWVLGLTHNASVDRDSFLRVGGFDEAMVKWGFEDLEFFYRVFHLHGARPDLFRLDVEALSYHLPHFRKTSNGLASMDNMKYLLRKHLRYDVEVLYAINTFGRHLGRIRLYGEAIEAYRRQGLGRPAALPAALRAELATSAALVVGNGVSALDLGPGSHTYDHDAPPGPTNSHLLGTVLQQFKAGALDLIVNVDLWRCLLPEDLPAFLTRGLLKADRLELVATHGPVDQRAMLPVPLVADLDYLTDMLHQHFDVTVDRHDTATLLTIR from the coding sequence ATGGACCAGCCCCGCCTGAGCGTGGTGATCCCCGCCCACAACAACGGTTCGGCGCTCGACACGACGCTGGCGTCGCTCACCCGGCAGACCCTGCCGGCGGAGGAGTTCGAGGTCGTCGTCGGCGACGACGGTTCGGCCGTCCCGCTGACCCCGGTCGTCGAGCGCTACGCCGACCGGTTGCGGATCAGCTGCGTACGCAGCGAAGCCAACCGGGGCCGCAGTGCCAACCGCAACGCGGCGGCGGCGCGTGCCGGCGCGGACACCCTGCTGTTCCTGGACGCCGACACGGTGGCGCACCCCACCCTGCTGGCCCGGCACCGGGATCACCACGCCGCCCTCGACGGTCGGCCCGGGGTCCTGCTGGGTCAGCGCTACGACCTCGACTGGGCCGGCGCGGACGCGCTGCGCCGGGGCGAACCGATCGGGTCGGAGATGCTGGACGCCGAGCGCGGCGACCCCCGACTGGAGGACATCTCCCACCCGCAGCGGATCCGGGACTTCCCCGCCGCCCCCTGGGTGCTGGGGCTGACCCACAACGCCTCGGTGGACCGTGACTCGTTCCTGCGGGTGGGCGGCTTCGACGAGGCGATGGTCAAGTGGGGCTTCGAGGATCTGGAGTTCTTCTACCGGGTGTTCCACCTGCACGGGGCCCGGCCCGACCTGTTCCGGTTGGACGTCGAGGCGCTGTCCTACCATCTGCCGCACTTCCGCAAGACGTCCAACGGGCTCGCCTCGATGGACAACATGAAGTACCTGCTGCGCAAGCACCTGCGCTACGACGTCGAGGTGCTGTACGCGATCAACACGTTCGGCCGGCACCTGGGCCGGATCCGGCTCTACGGCGAGGCCATCGAGGCGTACCGGCGGCAGGGGTTGGGGCGACCGGCGGCGCTGCCCGCCGCGCTCCGCGCGGAGCTGGCCACCAGCGCGGCGCTTGTCGTCGGCAACGGGGTGTCCGCCCTGGATCTCGGCCCCGGGTCGCACACCTACGACCACGACGCGCCACCCGGCCCGACCAACTCGCACCTGCTCGGCACCGTGCTCCAGCAGTTCAAGGCCGGCGCGCTGGATCTGATCGTCAACGTCGACCTGTGGCGCTGCCTCCTCCCCGAGGACCTGCCGGCCTTCCTGACCCGGGGGCTACTCAAGGCCGACCGGCTCGAACTGGTCGCCACCCACGGCCCGGTCGACCAGCGGGCGATGCTGCCGGTGCCCCTGGTGGCGGATCTCGACTACCTGACCGACATGCTGCACCAGCACTTCGACGTCACTGTCGACCGGCACGACACCGCGACCCTGCTCACCATCCGCTGA
- a CDS encoding beta-ketoacyl-[acyl-carrier-protein] synthase family protein: MRAGVTVTGIGLVSPVGSSAAEVFDAVCAGRSGLRRPPEGHPVDGVVDVAAFSPEIDPASVLPGPESRVVDRSIVMALRAAGDALADAGVEVGRDVDPYRIAVIVSGVGGLSTLASQVLARAERGRFGVSPYLLPGTLPNMGAARIAIRYGIRGYTSSIGTACAAGAQSLGEAVRILRADEADLVVCGCSEAPLFPTFVDAFGNARALARGWSDPTAASRPFDSRRNGLVLGEGAGVFVLERTAHAEARGARRHADLLGWGANNDAYHPTTPRPDGSGAAHCMRTALRDAGLAPADIGYLNAHGTSTRAGDAAEVAAMRDVYAAAGPPVSSTKGVTGHLLGVSGVIEAAIGVEALRRGVLPPTHNLDDPDPADGVDHIRKQPRTGPVATVMSNSFGFGGHNVSLILGPPGA, encoded by the coding sequence GTGCGGGCCGGCGTGACGGTGACCGGGATCGGGCTGGTGAGCCCGGTCGGCAGCTCCGCCGCCGAGGTGTTCGACGCGGTCTGTGCGGGCCGCTCCGGCCTGCGCAGACCGCCCGAGGGGCACCCGGTCGACGGGGTCGTCGACGTCGCGGCGTTCAGCCCGGAGATCGACCCGGCCAGTGTGCTGCCCGGCCCCGAGTCCCGGGTGGTGGACCGCTCGATCGTGATGGCGCTGCGGGCGGCCGGGGACGCGTTGGCCGACGCCGGTGTCGAGGTGGGCCGGGACGTCGACCCGTACCGCATCGCCGTGATCGTCTCCGGCGTCGGCGGGCTGTCGACGCTGGCGAGCCAGGTGCTCGCGCGGGCCGAGCGGGGCCGGTTCGGGGTCAGCCCGTACCTGCTGCCCGGGACGCTGCCGAACATGGGCGCGGCGCGGATCGCCATCAGATACGGCATCCGGGGCTACACCTCGTCGATCGGCACGGCGTGCGCCGCCGGGGCCCAGTCGCTGGGTGAGGCGGTGCGGATCCTCCGCGCCGACGAGGCCGACCTGGTGGTCTGCGGGTGCAGCGAGGCACCGCTCTTCCCGACCTTCGTCGACGCGTTCGGCAACGCCCGCGCGCTCGCCCGGGGCTGGTCCGACCCGACGGCCGCGAGCCGCCCGTTCGACAGTCGGCGCAACGGCCTCGTCCTCGGTGAGGGCGCCGGGGTGTTCGTCCTGGAGCGCACCGCGCACGCCGAGGCGCGCGGTGCGCGACGGCACGCCGACCTGCTCGGCTGGGGCGCGAACAACGACGCCTACCACCCCACCACCCCCCGCCCCGACGGGTCCGGTGCCGCACACTGCATGCGGACGGCCCTGCGCGACGCCGGCCTGGCCCCCGCCGACATCGGCTACCTCAACGCCCACGGCACCAGCACCAGGGCCGGTGACGCGGCCGAGGTGGCCGCGATGCGGGACGTCTACGCTGCGGCCGGCCCGCCGGTGAGCTCCACCAAGGGGGTCACCGGGCACCTGCTCGGCGTCTCCGGGGTGATCGAGGCGGCCATCGGCGTCGAGGCGCTGCGACGCGGGGTGCTGCCGCCTACCCACAACCTCGACGACCCGGACCCGGCCGACGGGGTCGACCACATCCGCAAGCAGCCCCGGACCGGCCCGGTGGCCACCGTCATGTCCAACTCGTTCGGCTTCGGCGGCCACAACGTCAGCCTGATCCTCGGCCCTCCCGGGGCGTGA
- a CDS encoding acyl carrier protein → MTDEIRAFLFAALTEMKYDIEDADDDTVFGPAGLDVDSLGLAELAVRVEDRFGVAFDDDEAEALAMMTVGEFCRAVALRIQPASAH, encoded by the coding sequence ATGACCGACGAGATCCGCGCCTTCCTCTTCGCCGCGCTGACCGAGATGAAGTACGACATCGAGGACGCCGACGACGACACCGTGTTCGGTCCGGCCGGCCTCGACGTGGACTCCCTCGGCCTCGCCGAGCTGGCAGTCCGGGTGGAGGACCGGTTCGGGGTGGCATTCGACGACGACGAGGCCGAGGCCCTGGCGATGATGACCGTCGGAGAGTTCTGCCGCGCGGTGGCGCTGCGCATCCAGCCCGCCTCGGCGCACTGA
- a CDS encoding cytochrome P450: MGFSVSLDDLLGDEVRRDPYPYYARLHELGEAVALPPTAPYAVLVHGHDAAHRVLRDPVFRVLDADHLDRSGLRWREHAVIRTLQASMFNAPADDHARVRQLFGQALTARRVAALEPTILRIADGLLDGLAEAGAGGRPVDFMAAFALPLPSAVVGELLGVPQRDRDWFPSRVRAFDAVLEIGPRSFREIRAANAAAEELTGYFAALLAARRAEPRDDLVSALARSRDEHPDQLSEAELLANLIVTYNAGFRTTANLFGNGLTLLLARPDALAALRADPSLAPAYVEEILRYEPPVHFAVRYAAEDTEIAGLTVGKGRSVLVLTGAANRDPRRFTDPDSFDPSRPDNRHLAFSAGPHYCLGAALGRAEGRLVLPRLLDRFPALALAAAPGERRELMLRGHDRLLVRLADPRADRLVGTAQVDLAKPA; encoded by the coding sequence ATGGGTTTCTCCGTATCCCTCGACGACCTGCTCGGCGACGAGGTGCGCCGCGATCCGTACCCGTACTACGCCCGGCTGCACGAGCTGGGGGAGGCTGTCGCGCTCCCCCCGACGGCCCCGTACGCCGTGCTGGTCCACGGCCACGACGCCGCCCACCGGGTCCTGCGGGATCCGGTCTTCCGGGTGCTCGACGCGGACCACCTGGACCGGTCCGGCCTGCGCTGGCGCGAGCACGCGGTGATCCGGACCCTGCAGGCCAGCATGTTCAACGCCCCGGCCGACGACCACGCCCGGGTGCGCCAACTGTTCGGCCAGGCGCTGACCGCCCGCCGGGTCGCCGCGCTGGAGCCGACGATCCTGCGGATCGCCGACGGGTTGCTCGACGGGCTCGCCGAGGCGGGCGCGGGCGGGCGACCTGTGGACTTCATGGCCGCGTTCGCCCTGCCGCTGCCCAGCGCGGTCGTCGGCGAGCTGCTGGGGGTGCCGCAGCGGGACCGGGACTGGTTCCCGTCCCGGGTGCGGGCGTTCGACGCGGTGCTGGAGATCGGGCCGCGCTCGTTCCGGGAGATCCGGGCCGCCAACGCCGCCGCCGAGGAGCTGACCGGCTACTTCGCCGCGCTGCTTGCCGCCCGGCGGGCGGAGCCCCGCGACGACCTCGTCTCGGCCCTCGCCCGTAGCCGCGACGAGCACCCCGACCAGTTGTCGGAGGCGGAGCTGCTGGCCAACCTGATCGTCACGTACAACGCGGGGTTCCGGACCACCGCGAACCTGTTCGGCAACGGGTTGACCCTGTTGCTGGCGCGGCCCGACGCGCTTGCCGCGTTGCGCGCCGACCCGTCCCTCGCCCCGGCGTACGTCGAGGAGATCCTGCGGTACGAGCCGCCTGTGCACTTCGCGGTGCGCTACGCCGCCGAGGACACCGAGATCGCCGGGCTGACCGTCGGCAAAGGACGGTCGGTGCTGGTGCTGACCGGGGCGGCCAACCGCGACCCCCGCCGGTTCACCGATCCGGACTCCTTCGACCCGTCCCGCCCGGACAACCGGCACCTGGCGTTCAGCGCCGGGCCGCACTACTGCCTCGGCGCGGCGCTCGGCCGGGCGGAGGGCCGACTCGTGCTGCCCCGGCTGCTGGACAGGTTCCCGGCGCTGGCGCTCGCGGCGGCACCCGGCGAACGGCGTGAACTCATGCTGCGCGGCCACGACCGGCTGCTGGTGCGCCTGGCCGATCCGCGCGCCGATCGGCTCGTCGGCACGGCCCAAGTGGACCTTGCGAAACCGGCTTGA
- a CDS encoding iron chaperone, whose product MPTKSPTTTSGGDTAGKAAGADATGFSAEERAAMQERAAELRAEGKKGARKADGMQAVLDRIAQMAPADRALAERVHLTVITAAPQLSPKTWYGMPAYANEDGKIVVFFQDAGKFNYRYSTLGFQEAAQLDDGDLWPVSYALLAWSPTVEKRVRELVTAAIS is encoded by the coding sequence GTGCCCACGAAGAGTCCGACCACCACGTCCGGCGGCGACACCGCCGGGAAGGCCGCCGGGGCCGATGCCACCGGGTTCAGCGCGGAGGAGCGGGCCGCGATGCAGGAACGCGCCGCCGAGTTGCGCGCCGAGGGGAAGAAGGGCGCCAGGAAGGCCGACGGGATGCAGGCGGTGCTGGACCGGATCGCCCAGATGGCCCCGGCGGACCGGGCGCTCGCCGAGCGCGTGCACCTGACGGTGATCACGGCGGCTCCGCAGCTGTCCCCGAAGACCTGGTACGGGATGCCCGCGTACGCGAACGAGGACGGCAAGATCGTCGTCTTCTTCCAGGACGCCGGCAAGTTCAACTACCGGTACTCGACACTGGGTTTCCAGGAGGCGGCGCAGCTCGACGACGGTGATCTCTGGCCGGTGTCGTACGCGCTGCTGGCCTGGAGCCCCACGGTGGAGAAGCGGGTCCGGGAACTGGTGACGGCGGCGATCTCCTGA